In Clostridia bacterium, one DNA window encodes the following:
- a CDS encoding thioesterase family protein, with the protein MYTSESHIEVRYKETDRMGIVYHSNYYVWFDVGRTDFLRSVGWDYKDLEEEGILFPVIETRCFYKSPSHYSDKLIVRTCIEKIKGIRITFKYKIIRETDSAVIAEGNTVHAFADQNLKPINIKKRNPELLEALNNCI; encoded by the coding sequence ATGTATACAAGTGAATCGCACATAGAAGTCCGATACAAGGAAACTGACAGAATGGGAATAGTTTACCATTCAAACTACTATGTATGGTTCGATGTGGGAAGGACTGATTTTTTAAGATCTGTAGGTTGGGATTATAAGGATCTGGAAGAAGAGGGCATATTGTTTCCTGTAATAGAAACCCGCTGTTTTTATAAATCGCCCTCTCATTATTCAGATAAACTAATAGTAAGAACGTGTATTGAAAAAATAAAGGGTATAAGGATTACTTTTAAATATAAAATAATAAGAGAGACAGATAGTGCAGTTATAGCAGAGGGTAATACAGTGCATGCTTTTGCTGATCAAAATCTTAAACCTATAAACATAAAAAAGAGAAATCCTGAGCTGCTGGAAGCACTAAATAATTGTATATAA
- a CDS encoding FxsA family protein yields the protein MFAKLLLLFTIIPIVELVLLINLGERIGTLYTVLIIVITGLLGVFLAKSQGLIVIRRIKDELCYGNMPEKQLLDGLLVLVGGILLVTPGIITDITGFLCILPRSRDFIRKLLIKKLRHMFSDGTINIFINRW from the coding sequence ATGTTTGCGAAGCTTTTGTTGTTGTTCACAATAATACCTATTGTTGAGCTGGTGTTATTGATAAATCTAGGGGAAAGAATAGGTACACTTTATACTGTATTGATAATAGTAATCACCGGGTTGTTGGGAGTATTTCTTGCAAAATCCCAAGGCTTGATTGTAATACGCAGGATAAAAGATGAGCTGTGTTATGGGAATATGCCGGAAAAGCAACTGCTGGACGGATTGCTGGTTTTGGTGGGAGGAATATTACTTGTTACCCCCGGCATCATAACTGATATTACGGGATTTCTATGTATACTTCCCAGAAGCAGAGATTTTATAAGAAAGCTATTGATCAAGAAATTAAGACATATGTTCAGCGATGGTACAATAAATATCTTTATAAATAGGTGGTAA